The Geothrix sp. DNA segment AGGCGGTCCATCCGGGAGTCCGGACGGAAGGAATAATCGTACCATATCCAGACAGAACCGCAAAGCGTAAGGTGCGAGAGGCACCCCACGCTTTGCGTTAATGCTGCGATAAAAGCTACTTGATCTCGACCTTGGCGCCAGCGGCCTCGAGCTTTTCCTTGATCTTGGCAGCTTCGTCCTTGGCCACGCCTTCCTTGACGGCCTTGGGAGCGCCATCGACCAGGTCCTTGGCTTCCTTGAGGCCCAGGCCGGCGACGATCTCGCGGACGGCCTTGATGACGTTCAGCTTGTTGGCGCCGGCGTCCATGAGCATGACGTTGAATTCCGTCTGCTCTTCCACGGCGGCGGCCGGGGCGCCAGCGCCAGCGGCGGGGGCAGCGGCGGCGGCGGCGGACACGCCGAAGCGGTCCTCGAGGGCCTTGACCAGGTTCGCCAGGTCAAGGACGGTCATGGTTTCGATTTCAGCGATGAGCTGATCGGCAGTGAGAGCCATGATGGCCTCCTAAAATT contains these protein-coding regions:
- the rplL gene encoding 50S ribosomal protein L7/L12, with translation MMALTADQLIAEIETMTVLDLANLVKALEDRFGVSAAAAAAPAAGAGAPAAAVEEQTEFNVMLMDAGANKLNVIKAVREIVAGLGLKEAKDLVDGAPKAVKEGVAKDEAAKIKEKLEAAGAKVEIK